GGTCTCAACTGAGCTGCACAGAAATATTCTCGTAAACATGGAAGCCCACAAccccctttttccttttttaattgtAGAGTTTTGTATTTGACTCTGgcttttttccctttccaaATGTATTTGGACAGCATCTTATCCCATTCTACAAATTGTTTTGACGGTACGGGAACTGGTAGggattgaaataaatacaaaagtcgGGGGAGAATGTTTAAATTAACTGACTCAATCCTGGAGTGTAGGTCTAAAAAAGGTATGGCATTCCATCTTTGGATATCTGACTTTATGGCTGTGTTCAAGGGGGCATAATTGGcttcaaacatttcattagGGTCACGGTGGATCACCACCCCCAGGTACCTAATACTATCTGCCTCCCATTTCCATTTATagctatttttaatttcagctgGTGGGTCATAATTCACAGTTAAGGCttgtgttttgttcacattaacCTTGTACCCTGAGTATAGACCGAAATCTGATAAGATTTTCATTAACTTGGGGAGAGCCTGAGTAGGATGAGATATAACAAGCAACAAGTCATCAGCAAACAATGCCAATTTTTGCTCTCCTCCAATGGTCCTTATTCCAGTTATATCCCGTCTTTGTCTGATCCATTGGCTCAATGGTTCTATAAACAAGGCGAAGAGGAGTGGCGACAGACAGCAGCCCTGTCGTACCTCGCTCGAGTATGAATGATTCAGTAAGGTCTCCATTAATTTTAATTCTGGCTGTTGGTTTATCATACAACCCAGATATAGTATCTATTATAGATTTATCAAATCCAAATCTCTCAAGGACCTGGTATAAAAAGGGCCACCTCACGGAATCGAATGCCTTTTCGGCGTCTAAACTTAACACTAAAGTCTCTATTTTTGTCTGTGAACCTGGTTCATAATATGTAAAACTTTCCTAATGTTATCTTGAGTTTGTCGATGTTTAATAAAGCCTGTTTGATCATTATGTATTAGTCCTGGTAGGATAATTTCAAGTCTCTTAGAGATGATGGAAGTGAACAACttataatcaatatttaatacaCTGATTGGGCGGTAGTTACTACAATTTAGATgatcttttccttcttttttaattatagaGATTATTGCTTCTTTCCATGACGGGGGTACAATTTTTCCCTTCATTacccaattaaatgttttctgcaagATGGGAGTCAAATGATCCTGCATTATTTTATACCATTCTGGGCCAAATCCATCTGATCCTGCCATTTTACCcccttttaatcttttaattgcCGAGTGAATTTCTTCTCTGGTTATTGTGGATActaacaatttattttgttcctcTGTCACTGTTGGTAGCTCCAaattagatagaaaaatattaacatcttGGTTGTTATCTACATGGTTTTGGGAGTAAAGTTTTCTGTAATAGTTCTGAAAACATTGTTGAATTTTCTCCTCTTCGGTTTCTAATTGGCCATCTAAAggatttcttattttgtgtatCGTCCTCTCTGCTTGCTGCTTTCTGAGTTTATATGAAAGAAGTTTTAATGATTTCCCGCCTACATCACAGTACtgctgtttgttaaaaattatttttctctgtactTCAACCATGTTTAAGTCGtctaattcttttttaaattttgctatATCCGATTTAATGCTGTCGTTCATATTCACAGAGTGTTCGTGTTGCAGTTTTAACAATTTATCTTCCAGGTATTTAcgtttttgtatgttttccttttttaagtgGGTGGATATACTAATTATTTTCCCTCTAATCACCGCCTTCATTGCGTCCCATAATATTCCTGGTGACACCTCCTCATTATCATTTTGAgctaaataattttctatttctttttttaacttctctttAATGTTTGgatagtttaaaatatttgtattcatcCTCCATAATGTAGATCTCTTTTTCCCATTCAGACAAATATCAGCGTAAACTGGATTATGGTCAGAGATTGTACATGGACCGATTTCgcaggttttaattttaaacaaatcattcTTGAACGTAAGAATGTAATCTAACCTAGAATATAAGTTATGAGGATGGGAGAAGTGGGTATATTCTCTATTAGTTGGGTGATGTTCTGCATACATCCACTAATCCTAAATCGTCCATGAGGTGTCCCATCCTCTTGCCAATATTTCGTCCATCGCCTTTCCCACTAGAAGAATCAAATTtggtgtttaataaaatattgaagtCACCACCGCATATTAAAGTTCCCTGACTCCTCGTTGTTGCAATTTCGAGAATCTGTCTATACAAGGACCATTTGCTGCCCGGTGGAATGTATATATTCAGGATGGTGGTCATGATACCATCAATCCTGCCCGTAATCATTATGTAGCGACCTTCTTTATCTTTGTACTCTGATATGTGTTGATAGTTGAGAATTCCAGATAACAAAATTGCCACTCCCCTTCGCCTCCCAGACTTGTGGGACGAAAAAAACACATGTTTAAAACCCATCTTGTTTAACTTAACATGCTCGCTATCCGGTAGATGTGTTTcctgcaataaaacaatttggGCTTTATCTCTCTTAAGTTTAGATAGGACTTTCTGCCTTTTTACTGGACTATGTAAGCCATTAATGttgtttgacaccaattttatCAACCTGCTACTCATCTAACTTATATTTCTTAATTATATCACAAAGATTATTGGGCTCCCCGCTCACTctaaaaaacactgaacataGAACATATAAAGAAATCAACATTAAGAACAAACAGAACTCAAACTGAACTCTTGACTTCCAAGGTGGGGGTCTCGGATGAGAACCCTGCTTCACCTCCGAAGGCAGCTTCTTCATCGGTTGATGAAGGGGCCCTTGGTGGCTATGGCTTCGGTGTAGAGAGCACCGTAAGAAACCTGTCTTATTTACTTATTGTACTTCATAAACCAAATACAAATCTTAATTGTTAGTAACAGAGTGAATAAACCTTAATTTTCCTTATGCGTGGGAGAAGACCTCTTGAAGGCtctgagtttttctttgtaacCGGCTGCGGGGTCCCGCCTCTTGTTTGCTGGCCCACTCCCCGATCCGCCGCGTACTCTGGTCCAGGTCAGCTGCTTCAGATGCTCCAGGGCCGTTTCTGGTGACTTAACGACCCGCACAGCGTAGCCTCTACTGGACATGTCTTCAGTAGCTTCCACCACTGTATTGTAGATCTTTGTTTCATCTCCATATTTCACCCTCAGCCGGGCAGGAAAGAGAGTCTGAAAGGGGATTTGCTGCTCCTTCAGAATCTTGCGTCTGCGTATTCTCTTcgttttttcaaaatcagaggGGGATAGTCATGGTCCAAATTCACTTGCTTGCCGTTCCAGGTAAATCCTCTTTTCTGCCATGCTTTGCGAAGGAGAagttctttggttttaaaactgAGGAATTTCACAACAATAGATCGCGGGGGAGCGTCGCTTGGAGGCGAAGGGCCTAGAGAGCGGTGGGCCCGTTCAATGTGTATGTCGAGCTCGTCTTGGGTCAGCGCCAAGCCCTCACGGAGCAACTTCTCCACAAAGTCACCCATTGACGCCGAGTCCCGTTCTGCCGCCTCGGTACGCCCATAAATGCGTATATTCTCTCTTCGTAGTGTCTGCTTTCTAGGTCCATTAGTTTATCCTCCAGCTTTATCTGTAGCTTTATTATTTCAGAGACGGCGTCCTCCGTGGTTAAAATCCTCTCCTCCGCTTTTTCAATCCGATCCTCAGCCTCATCTAGTCTGGTGTTCATCTTTcgaatttcttcttttatttccccCAGATGCGCATTATTTTCCTGTCGGAAGCCTCTTAATTCCTGCAATACCGTCTCCCATTCAGCCATAGTATCACTGTTGTTTGTTTAGTTCAAGTCAGAAAGTGCAGCGGTAATTTTCCAGACCGGAGGTTCGAGATGAATAGCAGTTggcattagctaaaatgctagCAATATTTTCTCGACTTTAAACGTCCGCTTATTAGCGTTACAAAGCATCGGTTTTGAAGTATTTCGCTCACCCCAGATCTTTTTCACCTTTATAGGTATGTTTTCGTCGTTTAAGTGGGGTTGGGATTTCAATTTCTTAGGTTCTCTAGGGAGCCCGTTCACAGCGCGGCCATCACGATGACGTTCAAACCGGAAGTCCCAactaaatattctaaatatgtatttaacTAAATACAAACAGCACAGTGAATCTGCATGAAGTTTTTTCCTGTTCATTGGTCAATACAGCCATTTTCCAGTCTGATCCTGCCAACAACGCCAAGATGTGTTAAGTCAGTATATATGATCCAGTTACTTACTGTTGCTAATAAACATGACGTTGTGCTGCTGTCCATCCAGAGAGGTTACTTTGTCAAGAACAATTCTGGAGAACTGGGCCATGGCCTGGAGCAGCAGGGGCTTCCCAGTGATCGGTGTCACAATTTGCTCCATCAGAGTGTGGGTCTTCACAAACATCAGGACTGAGTCTGGGACATTCCGAGAAGTCCTCACACCTTTGGCTCGCATTTCATCATTAATACACTGACAATACAGATCAGAGACCATGTGAGGTCATTTTCTTTACCACCATCTCATATGAGTTTGGGGTTTATGCTTACCGAACCAGGGTAAGGGTTAAGCATTGCTCCTGGGTGCTTCACCCAGTGGCCAGAATCAGTAGAGGTCATAAACCTCCCCCTGAAAACTTGCTGGATGTCAGACAGCTTGTAAGCGCAGACAGCAGACTGACTGCAGGCATTGGATATCTTCCTGCAAATTAAGTCCTGTTACTGCCAGgtccaataaaacattaacttggtATACTGGAGAGACTACCAcatcagaataaaatatgtcaGTGCTTACCCAATTCATACAGAAACTTACCCTGAACTCCTGCCAGAGCTCTTTAGAGATCTCCCATAACCTACTCCTTTCCACCCTTCACTTACAGGTGTGCAATGCATGAGCTAAAAAAGATTGTTCCCAAGTGGGAAATATTTAATGGCTGAGACAGGAGCCAGTCTTCCTTTTTGGCTGCTGAATTTTCAGGATGTCccaaaaaaagtatataaaagtCTGAATGTGTAATATCCAGACAATTCACAGTAAAGCTGGGGCACCATGTCAGACCTCCATTAGcaagtcaaatattaaaatttaaactttaaacttaaaaaaacacctaaCATGTATggagacaaaaaagaaagcttCTTCTCTCCAGACTGGTAAAGTTGTATGTGAATGAAAGACAAGACTTCTAGGACAAAGTGCTGTGGACAGATGAGACCAGAGTAGAGAGGTTTGCAGAATCATACTTCTGGAAATGAAACATACCAAAGGCCCAAACCAACTGTCAAATGCGGTGTTGGAAAGTGAATGATTTTGTTAGGAACTAAGGTCTTGGCTCTTTGTCAGGATTTTCTGTTGCTTGCTGCTCCCCTCTTCATCCACTAGATGGTGTTAGAGGCTGCTACACCTTGAAGGGCATGCCTGCTGACACAGTTGGGCACACCTGTTACTCATCACCCAATCATCCAGGAGTAAATGAGGAGAAGGCTGCCCACACTTCGTcgcctgagtgtttgccagtTATGTTACTCTGTGCCCTTCCAAGCTCGCTCTCTGGTTCTCTGACATTACTTCTAGTAATTAATCCTTGTTGCCTCGCTCTCTCAGGTGTTTCCTTGTGATGTCTTGGAAATTCCCCTGTGAAGCCCGAGTCCTGGCTTTCTGGATTTCTTCCCTTGTAATGCCGTGGACCCTTACCCACTGGTTGCCCAAGTCCCTTCTTTGCCTCTGCATCTTCAATAAACCATTCCTGGATTCCCAGCTGGCAGTTGGTTCGCTCCTCATTCCTCCACACCTGAACTGACCTGTCCGCCCTCCACCGCAGCCTCTACATCTACCTGCAAGGAACTCATTCTGTCAAGATCTCACACTGGAACCTGGATCACTTCAAGAACACCCAGAGTCCATACCCTGGAAACCAGGGTATTACTAACCTAGCGGAAGTCTATCTTCATCTCAAGTAAGATCCGTCTAATTCATTCTGAATTTCCACTTTCCGACAACCTCAAACTCAccatctctgtctctctgctcttCAGAATACAGACAACCCTGGTTTCCAACCCCAACGACAAGAACTATACAGTCTCGCTTTGcaataaacttatttttctgATAATCTGTTCTCCTGGTGGTGTTCTGTACGTGGGTAAAGAAAGTAGGACCCATTATGATAGATTTAGGTTCAGTTTTCAGAGATTCTCTATTGAAACATAATGCCATTTTGTTCTTGGAAAATTCTACTACAGgtccattcatttttattatcatttagcACTGGTCGCCTTTATTTGTCAGTAACCCGACAGAAAAAGGGCAgtgagggaggaggagagacatgtggcaaaggacCCGAGGATGAGAATTGAACTCAGGTCAGCCATATGAATGTCTGACCTCTGTATAAAGCCTCTGTATATGGGGTACCCAGTCTAACTACTATGCCTTGCAACATGCCCTCCTGTTAAACTTTAcggtaaagaaaagaaaatgcagtttgggaagctgaaatacagAAGTGCAATGTTGCATAACACATTACCAAATTGGGGATCCACTATATAACAAAGTATTATGAAGTCAATATGTTCAAAATATGAAGCATGGATCAACAGAAAATTTATCCCAAATCCATCAgtgaaactgaaacagaaatgctgagaaaaaaaatcagtaaaaaaatctAGCAAAAGTCTATCTTCATCTCAAGTAAGATCCGTCTAATTCATTCTGAATTTCCACTTTCCGACAATGTCAAACTCACCTGCTTATACATGAAGCAGCATAAATGGTACCCTGCCACTTTAAGGCCAATATTGGCTGCCGCATATAAGCAGGTCTCTACCTGCCACGAGGCACGATTCGATGTCGAATCGAACCCAGCAGCACAGATGTCCAGTTGGCATTCAGGTCCTCCTATTATATCAGCAGGTCGTGTGTGGTGGGGTGAAAATAGGGGAGTGCACCCCTACAAGATGCTACCCTGGGCAGTTGCCCACGTCgcccatgtcagaaaccaccACTGATCATATCTGTACCTCCAAAGACTCAACAACAGGCAGCAGAGCTGCTGAACcagtcatttttaattaaaattactgaaacaaaaaacagttttgtttgaaaataaaacaaaactgttattatcatgtaatgtttattgttaACTCGGGCCTCAGTCCACATACACTCCCTTTGGCTTTTGAAAGGATTCTGCTTGAAAAGCCTGCTGGTCCTGCAGTTATCACAGTTATTGTGTTAATTTTCcttcacacttttttcttccactcaactttctatgaatGTGTTAGAACTTTtccataacataaaaacatttctgaggatCAATggcttgaaatattttcctgtaaTAAATCTGTTTCACCTTTTTGAATAAGTGACAGAAATATTGAGGTTTTCATGATGTTCTAGATCTTTGAGCTGATCGAACATGATGAAACtgtaattactttaaaaaaagagttattCACCTTTAAGAatcataatgtttttaaaaataaacatattttggtTTCTCATCAACATCGGAAATAAATTGCTtctaaaaaacaaccaaaaacaggTAAACAATCACATCTTGTTTTATTGTAGAAGGTTAAATGTCTTAATTAACTATGTTTGATAATACGCTTCTTAAACATATTTGTGCTGTTTAAATCATGTAGTTGTTTTATCTGTAAACATTAGCAGCTtaagtctaaataaaaatgttttaaaaatgttcaaacatgaGAAACTTTTTGTGAATTATGTATTAGTTTCCCACATTTCAATTTCCTGCAGAGATGGTTTTGGTGTCTTGGCGCCCCCTTGTggtataaaatatgtaaaccaTGACATGCATGTTTTATGGTAAAGTGTTTTAAGTTGAGCTGTAAATCACTTCCAGATGCTAATTGAAAGACCTTTATTAATCTTTATTCATTCTTTGCCAAACAAACTGTTTGCTTTGTGTTCTTAAGTGagtttattcttaaatattgtgTCAGGTTTATGCACCTTGACCAGGGGTAGGCAGTCCTGGTCTTGGAGGGttcggtgtcctgcaactcttggatgtctccctggtccaacacacctgaatctcctcctcagtgcagtcaggttctccagagtcctgctaatgacctcattatttgactcaggtgtgttgaagtagagaagcatctaaaagttgcaggagactggACCTCggggcctggagttgcccacccctgaccATACAGACACAAGGGAAGACAGGGGAGGGTTAGTTTCTTTTAACTTGTGAGGAGAAATGGACAGAGATGTGTTTCCAGTTACAAATCTCATATCGTTCTGAAAACACATTCCGCCGCAACTCTCTTTTTAATGAAGAAGACGTCCCTATTACATTCAGCTCTAAAGGgtaaaaaggaaggaaacaaaaacatatgcaGCTGCAACGTGATTCACAGTTTCATAAGATAAACTAGAACATTTACTACAAACAGTCTGACTGTTAAAGGCTACTCTGCACCATTATGCTATATTTTAATTCTATCATATCACCACTGTTCTAATCTCCATAGCCTTAGTGGCTAATTTTAACGTGCTGCTCAGTCTCAAAGTTTCAGCCCTCATTCCCAGCCCTCGCTACAAACATATATAACCACACTtgaatcatttttgtcttttattgttaCAGAGTTGATGGCAGTGATGCACAAAGTGTAACAGAAGTGGGTTGTGCTGTTATCAAActataaatctgttttaaatggtAGATTTTGCCTTCTCTTGGTATCAGGATCACTAAAGCAGTTGCAGGGCACTGTCTTCTGCGCTGGTTGCTCAGTGCTAGCATAACTCACACTGGTACTGCCAACAACTGGTTTTAAGGTTTGTGCTTCCAGTACATGTAGATGATGAGCATtacacacagcaaacaaaaagaacctAAAATATAGACAACTACACCCTGAAACCAGTTTACCCGACCCAAGATTTCACCCTCTAAAATCTTGACGTTGTACTGGATCACTGCCTTCCTGTGCTCTCTGCCTTCAACTACTTCCACTGTGTCACAGGTGTAAAGGCCTTCATCAGTGAAGGAAGGTGTTAAAATGAGTCCCTGGCTGAACAGAATGTGTCGGGGACTGGGCTCAAGGATACTACCAGAGAAGTTCCAGCTGATGGGGAGATTGGTATCAGGGGTGCAGGGGAGGAACTGCGCGACGTCAAGTGTGAGGTGGATGTCGATAATCTGCTTTGGCACTGTGAGAAAAGCCAAAACAGCCATAAAAATTCTCCTACTGCTCTCCTCGTTAAGGTAAATGTGTGTAAAGAGCTTTATGTGGGGAATACTTGCAATGAGAGCTTGGGCAAATTCCAACGTCACCATCAATGAGGTTTTGGATCCTGCcacaaatgaatgaaatgctCTGATTATAAACGTAGCACACAATGAACATGTCTTAGTTAGTGTGACATACATGGAGAATTTTGAAGCaccagcaacagcagcacacaGGCCTGTGCGACGGTCCCAGCCACAGTATGGATCTCTGGCTATAAGGCAGTCAATACAGGATGTGTAGCGGCTGCAGTCCCTCACACTGAGCTGAACAACAGCAGTTCTAGTTGTGCTGTACAGCTGACCCTGCAGATCATCAGAGTTCAAAGGTTAGCTCCAGGTCCATTTAGTATACAGACATGCAGCTGTAACATACGCTTCTAGAGGAGAGCTGAAGAAAGCGAATGGGCTGAGGATCCTGAAACAGCTGCAACTCCTCAATGATTCGCCCTCCATCATCATCAGACCACACCGCCTTCTGCACCCAACCAGAGTCTAGAGGACAGAACCAGAGGTTAACTCTGGTTTCTACAGGGTgatgtttgtaaagttaaaaagaatACCAGCAGCAATGTTCTGGTTtagttagctaaatatttagctatgtaATTAAAGATTGGATTTGCAAGTTACATATTTAGTctgtgaattaaaatattaaatttggaACTATGACATTTTTGTATCAATAACCTAATAAAAATatggctgtttttttctctatgacaagctaacaaaagaaaagtaatttggtaatttttttacagtgtaagtATACAAACAGCACCACACACATCTCTCTTACATTCACAGTGAAACTGCATGCAGTTTATTCCTGTTCATTGGTCAATACAGCCATTTTCCAGTCTGATCCTGCTAACAACGCCAAGATGCGTTAAGTGATTATATATGATCCAGTTACTTACTGTTGCTAATAAACATGACGTTGTGCTGCTGTCCATCCAGAGAGGTTACTTTGTCAACAACAATTCTGGAGAACTGGGCCGCAGACCCAACCAGCAGGGGCTTCCCAGTGATCGGTGTCACAACTTGCTCCATCAGAGGGTGGTTCTTCACAAACATCAGGTCTGAGTCTAGGACGTCCCGAGAAGTCCTCACACCTTTGGCTCGCATTTCATCATTAATACACTGACAATACAGATCAGAGATCATGTGTGGTCGATTGTTTTCTTCACTACCATCTTATATTGTTCTGGTCTTGGTGCTTACTGTACGAGGATAAGGGGAAGTATATGATCCTGTGAACCTCACCCAGGGGCCAGAATCAGTCTCAGTCATAAAGTTTCCTCTGAAAACTTGCTGGATGTCAGACAGCTTGTAGGTGCAGACAGCGGACTGACTGCAGGTACTGGACGGCTTCCTGCAAATTAAGTCCCGTTACTACCAGGTCCAATAAAACGCTAACTTGGAGCTCTGCACTCTGccaaaaagtgattttggcTGTAGTTCATCTTATGAACTTATTTACATTAATCCCACTTAATTCATGTAGTTTAGTGATGACAACTTACTTTTTGTGTTCAATAACTTAAAAGTTACATTGaactattttaaattaacttaatgaaatgaaaataacattttactttgacttttgttGAGAATGAATaactctgtgttttccttctatcACTTTAAGCTAGTTGCAAAGCCaaagaaaatgtcatgttaGGAAACACCCTCAAAGCTAAGGTTAAAGGAAATTACACAGTAGGGAACGCCCTCTTGAGGGCATAGCTTAGAGGCTAGCAAAGGAAGTTACCAACAGTTGCttgttgtcattttattctgttatgtCCTAAATGTAGCATGACAAATAGACCAGttgtattttggtattaataaatcaAGTTATTATAATGGTTGTCTTGTCTTGGTTATTATGTTGGTGAATAATATTACAAACAATTGTGAAATGGTTTTTGTTGGATGTTACACTGCAGAATTTATGTTGTTAGACACAGGTAAAATATGAAGTCCTTTGTTCTGTGGAGCACGTGGCTTTCTGAAGGACAAGGCAAAGGAGACTTTCCTTCCCCCTTGATAGCTTTTGAGATTGCTTTGCATATGAACCAGGGGTGGCCATTTGGAAGCAGGCAATAAGCTAGGAACTGGATGAGCCATATAACTGTGTCTCAGGTTACAGATCAAAGATGTTTCCCTGCGCAGGCATCTTTGCTTTTTGGCCCCtaataaatgcttttgtttgCCACCATCCTCAGATAACAGCAGCAGATTACCTGGATGTCATCACAGGTCTGGGTAGAGTAGAGAGCAAAGCGGGGGAATCAGTGACCATTTCATTTGAAGGAGTTCTTTAGGAGTTCTTTTAAAAACCACTGTTGTAAACCGGTTTTTCAAGATCTTTGGATTTTGTGTTTcgtgttggaaaaaaaaaatacaaatttacaatttttttcttcttttcctccacaGGATGCAACTGTGAGATGCAGCAGGTGGAAACTCTAAATTTACGGCTAACAAATATCTTTATCTCCAACAttagtgtgacaaaaaaaattaaacaaatcttttaaactggtgtgaaataattaaatgatttaatgtttttgggtGATGTTAAGAAGATGTATTTTGGATggattatttgaaaattaaagatcaaCTGATGTGAAAAGTACCTTAAAACACTGAGAAgaaagttttgttcttttattagGTGGTTGACTGGTCAGTAAAACCCAACCAGTTTTGGTCAACTGGTTTTATTGTGGGGAGTGTTTGAGGGGTTATAAGAAGAGCTATGGAAACTTGACGTCACTTTATTGACTAACCTTTAGTGAATAGATGTAGCGATACGTTTCTTATTTTCAAACCATGCATGAAGagtaaatgttttgtataaaaCCATGTTAgaactgtaaatatattttatcccATATATGTTCATCATTAACTTTAACGACTGtgtcattcttttgttttcttctgtttttgtgagCAATGTCTGCAGGAAGCTGATAAATGTGCCAAATTGGaagcaacaaaacaagattTCTTTTCCATCGAATTTGgtcattttaagttgtttaaaaGAAGGTTACAAGACATGTAGGATGGGGTTTATGATTTAAGTAGCAAATTATAAAACAGCATCAGACTGATTTAAGGTTCATTATATTTGTTACAAAACATTCAACTTATGACTCAAATCTAAATTGAAATATTATGTTGAGGTTATAATTAATTTGGTAATTTTACTTCAATATGGGAATGAATATAATGGATCAGCAGCAATCA
This is a stretch of genomic DNA from Gambusia affinis linkage group LG16, SWU_Gaff_1.0, whole genome shotgun sequence. It encodes these proteins:
- the LOC122846442 gene encoding semaphorin-4E-like isoform X1 → MMKSEVALLYVLIIMSKGSAQSMKPRRSVFFSDVNLKLFKEPDFDSLSSVLVREDIGQLFIGARGKIIILSLDDITKQTQQFNWIVTSKDKAQCQTKDKSIEECDNYITLMHTLNDGRILVCGTKAFDPICAHLIFEKGKVTMEDNWENGKGKIPFDPNKNFASLVNGNTLYTAGSINFLGSVEAFQRHGRNSLMTEHISSWLKGPNMISMKFAEISKHSYNNEDDSVFLFLTEIGIENQRNDLRLSRVARVCKSDMGGLKTLQRKWTSFLKAHLDCPFGDEGSTSLVQDVFFLQDEKNVSDSIFYATFSLNPKPSSTCSQSAVCTYKLSDIQQVFRGNFMTETDSGPWVRFTGSYTSPYPRTCINDEMRAKGVRTSRDVLDSDLMFVKNHPLMEQVVTPITGKPLLVGSAAQFSRIVVDKVTSLDGQQHNVMFISNNSGWVQKAVWSDDDGGRIIEELQLFQDPQPIRFLQLSSRSGQLYSTTRTAVVQLSVRDCSRYTSCIDCLIARDPYCGWDRRTGLCAAVAGASKFSMIQNLIDGDVGICPSSHLPKQIIDIHLTLDVAQFLPCTPDTNLPISWNFSGSILEPSPRHILFSQGLILTPSFTDEGLYTCDTVEVVEGREHRKAVIQYNVKILEGEILGRVNWFQGVVVYILGSFCLLCVMLIIYMYWKHKP
- the LOC122846442 gene encoding semaphorin-4E-like isoform X2, with product MMKSEVALLYVLIIMSKGSAQSMKPRRSVFFSDVNLKLFKEPDFDSLSSVLVREDIGQLFIGARGKIIILSLDDITKQTQQFNWIVTSKDKAQCQTKDKSIEECDNYITLMHTLNDGRILVCGTKAFDPICAHLIFEKGKVTMEDNWENGKGKIPFDPNKNFASLVNGNTLYTAGSINFLGSVEAFQRHGRNSLMTEHISSWLKGPNMISMKFAEISKHSYNNEDDSVFLFLTEIGIENQRNDLRLSRVARSDMGGLKTLQRKWTSFLKAHLDCPFGDEGSTSLVQDVFFLQDEKNVSDSIFYATFSLNPKPSSTCSQSAVCTYKLSDIQQVFRGNFMTETDSGPWVRFTGSYTSPYPRTCINDEMRAKGVRTSRDVLDSDLMFVKNHPLMEQVVTPITGKPLLVGSAAQFSRIVVDKVTSLDGQQHNVMFISNNSGWVQKAVWSDDDGGRIIEELQLFQDPQPIRFLQLSSRSGQLYSTTRTAVVQLSVRDCSRYTSCIDCLIARDPYCGWDRRTGLCAAVAGASKFSMIQNLIDGDVGICPSSHLPKQIIDIHLTLDVAQFLPCTPDTNLPISWNFSGSILEPSPRHILFSQGLILTPSFTDEGLYTCDTVEVVEGREHRKAVIQYNVKILEGEILGRVNWFQGVVVYILGSFCLLCVMLIIYMYWKHKP
- the LOC122846442 gene encoding semaphorin-4E-like isoform X3, with protein sequence MMKSEVALLYVLIIMSKGSAQSMKPRRSVFFSDVNLKLFKEPDFDSLSSVLVREDIGQLFIGARGKIIILSLDDITKQTQQFNWIVTSKDKAQCQTKDKSIEECDNYITLMHTLNDGRILVCGTKAFDPICAHLIFEKGKVTMEDNWENGKGKIPFDPNKNFASLVNGNTLYTAGSINFLGSVEAFQRHGRNSLMTEHISSWLKGPNMISMKFAEISKHSYNNEDDSVFLFLTEIGIENQRNDLRLSRVARVCKSDMGGLKTLQRKWTSFLKAHLDCPFGDEGSTSLVQDVFFLQDEKNVSDSIFYATFSLNPKPSSTCSQSAVCTYKLSDIQQVFRGNFMTETDSGPWCINDEMRAKGVRTSRDVLDSDLMFVKNHPLMEQVVTPITGKPLLVGSAAQFSRIVVDKVTSLDGQQHNVMFISNNSGWVQKAVWSDDDGGRIIEELQLFQDPQPIRFLQLSSRSGQLYSTTRTAVVQLSVRDCSRYTSCIDCLIARDPYCGWDRRTGLCAAVAGASKFSMIQNLIDGDVGICPSSHLPKQIIDIHLTLDVAQFLPCTPDTNLPISWNFSGSILEPSPRHILFSQGLILTPSFTDEGLYTCDTVEVVEGREHRKAVIQYNVKILEGEILGRVNWFQGVVVYILGSFCLLCVMLIIYMYWKHKP